In the Geoalkalibacter sp. genome, CCAGGTGTTGCAGGTTGTTCAGATTCATCGCAATCCTTGCCTGTTGCTAACATTCAATGCTAGGCAAAAGAAACCACCAAAGTCAAGGTTCAAGATCGTTTCCGTCGTTTTTGAACAAGGCGGCGGCAAAGAGTTCCGGATCAAAGGGACGCAGGTCTTCCACGCCCTCGCCGATGCCGACGTAACGCACCGGCAAGCCCAGTTCGTTGCCGATGGCCACGACGATGCCGCCCTTGGCGGTGCCGTCGAGCTTGGTCACGACCAGGCCCGTGACGCCGATCGCGGCGTCAAAGGCGCGCACCTGGGCGAGCGCGTTCTGGCCGATGTTGGCGTCGAGCACCAGCAGCACCTCGTGCGGGCCGGTCGGGTCGGCCTTGGCGATCACGCGCCGGACCTTGGCGATCTCTTCCATCAGGTTCAATTGCGTCGGCAGCCGCCCGGCCGTGTCGGCGAGCACGACGTCGATGCCACGGGCTCGCGCGGCGTTGATCGCGTCGTAGATCACGGCCGCGGCGTCGCCCCCGTCCTGCGCGATCACG is a window encoding:
- the ftsY gene encoding signal recognition particle-docking protein FtsY, which encodes IAGVNGAGKTTSIGKLARHFQNQGKSVLLAAGDTFRAAAREQLTTWGERNNVTVIAQDGGDAAAVIYDAINAARARGIDVVLADTAGRLPTQLNLMEEIAKVRRVIAKADPTGPHEVLLVLDANIGQNALAQVRAFDAAIGVTGLVVTKLDGTAKGGIVVAIGNELGLPVRYVGIGEGVEDLRPFDPELFAAALFKNDGNDLEP